In one window of Nocardioides panacisoli DNA:
- a CDS encoding FAD-binding protein gives MATERSGLTVPETVPVSSLPADTEQYDVVVVGFGIAGGCAALEAARAGARVLLLERAAVHGGTSSMSGGHFYLGGGTAVQQATGHEDSAEEMARYLIASTKDPDETKIRCYADGSVAHFDWLEALGFEFERSYFPGKAVIQPGTEGLMFTGNEKVWPFRDDIAPAPRGHKVPVPGDTEGTKLVMDLLRDRVTEAGVEVRYETGATHLVVTESGDVAGVAWRSFEHTGAVCAAGVVIAAGGFVMNTDMLEEYTPALTEKLFTLGSTYDDGLGIRLGQSVDAALEHMEEPFITAPFYPPSSLVKGVIVNRRGERFVAEDSYHARTSAAVLREPGATAYLIADSDHMGEQRMPLVPLKDGYETVGEMEAALDLPAGSLAATLARYDEYAARGEDPDFHKHPDWLAPQTTGPWGVFDLSLGTALYAGFTLGGMRTDLDGRVLREDRSAIAGLYAAGACASNIAQDGAGYCSGTQLGEGSFFGRRAGRHAAGLAQ, from the coding sequence ATGGCGACCGAACGCTCCGGACTCACCGTCCCCGAGACCGTCCCGGTCTCGTCCCTGCCCGCCGACACCGAGCAGTACGACGTCGTCGTGGTCGGGTTCGGCATCGCCGGCGGCTGCGCGGCACTCGAGGCGGCCCGGGCCGGCGCCCGCGTGCTGCTGCTGGAGCGGGCGGCGGTGCACGGCGGCACCTCCTCGATGTCCGGCGGCCACTTCTACCTCGGCGGCGGGACCGCCGTGCAGCAGGCCACCGGTCACGAGGACTCCGCCGAGGAGATGGCGCGCTACCTCATCGCCTCCACCAAGGACCCCGACGAGACCAAGATCCGCTGCTACGCCGACGGCTCCGTCGCCCACTTCGACTGGCTGGAGGCGCTGGGTTTCGAGTTCGAGCGCAGCTACTTCCCCGGCAAGGCGGTGATCCAGCCCGGCACTGAGGGGTTGATGTTCACCGGCAACGAGAAGGTGTGGCCGTTCCGCGACGACATCGCCCCGGCCCCGCGCGGCCACAAGGTGCCCGTCCCCGGTGACACCGAGGGCACCAAGCTGGTCATGGACCTGCTCCGCGACCGCGTGACCGAGGCCGGCGTCGAGGTGCGCTACGAGACCGGCGCGACCCACCTGGTCGTCACCGAGTCCGGCGACGTGGCCGGCGTGGCCTGGCGCTCCTTCGAGCACACCGGTGCAGTGTGCGCCGCCGGGGTCGTCATCGCCGCCGGCGGCTTCGTGATGAACACCGACATGCTCGAGGAGTACACGCCGGCGCTGACCGAGAAGCTGTTCACGCTCGGCTCCACCTACGACGACGGTCTCGGGATCCGGCTCGGCCAGTCCGTCGACGCCGCACTCGAGCACATGGAGGAGCCGTTCATCACCGCGCCGTTCTACCCACCCTCGTCGCTGGTGAAGGGCGTCATCGTCAACCGTCGCGGCGAGCGTTTCGTCGCCGAGGACTCCTACCACGCCCGCACGTCGGCGGCCGTGCTGCGCGAGCCCGGGGCGACGGCGTACCTCATCGCCGACAGCGACCACATGGGCGAGCAACGCATGCCGCTGGTGCCGCTGAAGGACGGCTACGAGACGGTCGGGGAGATGGAGGCCGCGCTCGACCTGCCGGCAGGCTCCCTCGCCGCGACCCTGGCCCGCTACGACGAGTACGCCGCCCGTGGCGAGGATCCCGACTTCCACAAGCACCCCGACTGGCTCGCTCCCCAGACCACCGGACCGTGGGGCGTGTTCGACCTCTCGCTCGGCACCGCGTTGTACGCCGGCTTCACCCTCGGCGGCATGCGCACCGACCTGGACGGCCGGGTGCTGCGTGAGGACCGCTCCGCGATCGCCGGGCTCTACGCCGCGGGCGCCTGCGCGTCCAACATCGCGCAGGACGGTGCGGGCTACTGCTCCGGCACCCAGCTCGGGGAGGGGTCGTTCTTCGGTCGTCGCGCCGGGCGGCACGCGGCCGGGCTGGCACAGTAG
- a CDS encoding pyridoxal phosphate-dependent aminotransferase — translation MIDRLAAARRANVPPFHVMDLLQASTDRSRSHGDLVNLLAGQPSTGAPAPVRDAAIALLGSGDPLGYTPATGILDLREAIATHHRRRYGIDVSAEDVVVTTGSSGGFLLSFLAAFEVGDRVAIARPGYPCYRNVLAALGCEVVEVDAGPESRFQPTVEQLADLHARHPIRGLVVASPANPTGTMLLPEELAAIAAWCEGAGVQLISDEIYHGIEYVDAGAARCAWETSREAVVFGSFSKYFSMTGWRLGWMLAPPRLRRAVDVLAGNFSICPPVLAQHVALAAFTDAAYAELDGHVQRYAHNRDVLLDGLGRLGLTRLAPADGAFYAYADVGHLTEDSMGFARQVLAATGVAIASGIDFDTAAGDRFLRFSFAGTAEEITEALDRLEGSGLLRG, via the coding sequence GTGATCGACCGCCTCGCCGCGGCGCGACGTGCGAACGTCCCGCCGTTCCACGTCATGGACCTGCTGCAGGCCTCGACCGACCGGTCCCGCAGCCACGGCGACCTGGTCAACCTGCTGGCCGGCCAACCGAGCACGGGTGCCCCCGCGCCGGTCCGTGACGCCGCGATCGCCCTCCTGGGGTCCGGCGACCCGCTCGGCTACACGCCCGCGACCGGCATCCTGGACCTGCGTGAGGCCATCGCCACCCATCACCGTCGCCGCTACGGCATCGACGTCTCCGCAGAGGACGTGGTGGTCACCACCGGCTCCAGCGGCGGCTTCCTGCTCAGCTTCCTGGCGGCGTTCGAGGTCGGCGACCGGGTGGCGATCGCGCGCCCCGGCTACCCCTGCTACCGCAACGTGCTCGCCGCACTGGGCTGCGAGGTCGTCGAGGTCGACGCCGGCCCCGAGAGCCGCTTCCAGCCCACCGTCGAGCAGCTGGCCGACCTCCATGCGCGGCATCCGATCCGCGGCCTGGTCGTCGCCAGCCCCGCCAACCCGACCGGGACCATGCTGCTGCCCGAGGAGCTCGCCGCGATCGCCGCCTGGTGCGAGGGCGCCGGCGTGCAGCTGATCTCGGACGAGATCTACCACGGGATCGAGTACGTCGACGCCGGCGCGGCACGCTGCGCCTGGGAGACCAGCCGGGAGGCCGTCGTCTTCGGGTCCTTCTCCAAGTACTTCTCGATGACCGGCTGGCGACTGGGGTGGATGCTGGCCCCGCCGCGACTGAGGCGGGCCGTGGACGTGCTGGCCGGCAACTTCTCCATCTGCCCGCCCGTGCTCGCGCAGCACGTCGCCCTCGCCGCCTTCACCGATGCGGCGTACGCCGAGCTGGACGGCCACGTGCAGCGCTACGCGCACAACCGCGACGTGCTGCTCGACGGGCTCGGGCGGCTCGGCCTCACCCGCCTCGCCCCGGCCGATGGCGCCTTCTACGCCTACGCCGACGTCGGCCACCTCACCGAGGACTCGATGGGATTTGCCCGACAGGTGCTCGCGGCGACCGGTGTCGCGATCGCTTCGGGCATCGACTTCGACACCGCGGCGGGCGACCG